DNA sequence from the Gammaproteobacteria bacterium genome:
GCGATGTCTTCGTGATCGACGGGCTGGTCGTGAACGGTACTGCACGCACGGTCGGCTGGCTGGCCGCCCGCGTCCGCCACGTTCAGACCGGCTTCCTGTATCACTATGCGTTCTCGATGATCATCGGTCTGCTGCTGTTGCTCAGCTGGTTCGTCATCCTGCATTGAGCCGCTGACGATTATTCCGATAAGAAACCCAGATTAAGCGTTAAGGAACACTCATGTTTGCCAACTGGCCCTTATTGAGTCTTGTGATATGGACGCCGATCATCGGCGGCTTCATAGTCCTGGCGGCAGGTGATAAGGCGCCGGACGGCGCACGCCGGCTCGCGCTCGGCGTCGCCGTGCTGACTTTCCTGTTCAGCATCCCTTTGTATACGGCGTTTGATTCGTCGACGTATCACATGCAGTTCCAGGAGATGCTGCCCTGGATCAGCAGCTTCAACATCAACTATCACCTCGGGGTCGACGGTATCTCGATGCCGCTGATTCTGCTGACCACCTTCACCACCGTGATCGTGGTAATCGCGGGCTGGGAGGTGATTAAGTATCGCGTGGCGCAATACATGGCCGCCTTCCTGATCATGGAAGGGCTGATGAACGGCGTGTTCGCCTCGCTGGACGCGATCCTGTTCTACATCTTCTTCGAGGGCATGCTGATTCCGATGTTCCTGGTGATCGGCATATGGGGCGGGCCGCGGCGCGTATACGCGACGCTCAAGTTCTTCCTGTACACATTCCTGGGCTCGGTATTCATGCTGGTCTCGCTGATCTACATGTATACCCAGTCCGGTAGCTTCGGCATCCTGCAGTTCTATAACCTGAACCTGGGGCTTACGGCGCAGATCCTGATCTTTATCTCGTTTCTGCTGGCGTTTGCGGTCAAGGTGCCCATGTGGCCGGTCCATACCTGGCTGCCGGACGCCCACGTCGAAGCGCCCACCGGCGGTTCCGTGATCCTGGCTGCCATCATGCTCAAGATCGGCGGCTATGGGTTCCTGCGATTCAGTCTGCCGATCACGCCGCACGCCAGTGCCGAACTCGCCTGGCTGATCGCCCTGATGTCGCTGGTGGCGGTGGTCTACATCGGCTTCGTGGCCCTGGTTCAGCAGGACATGAAAAAACTGATCGCGTATTCCTCGATCGCCCATATGGGCTTCGTCACCCTGGGTTTCTTCCTGCTGTTCTTTATCTACGAGCACAGTAGCGGGGGATTGAGCGGCGCCGCGATGGGAATCGAAGGCGGCATGGTGCAGATGATCTCGCACGGTTTCGTCTCCGGCGCGATGTTCCTCGGGGTCGGCGTGCTGTACGATCGTCTGCATTCGCGCGAGATTTCCGACTACGGCGGCGTCATGAACACCATGCCCAAGTTCGCCGGCTTTTTCGTGCTGTTCGCCATGGCCAACGCCGGCCTGCCGGGCACGTCCGGCTTCGTCGGCGAGTTCATGGTGATCCTGGCCAGTTTCAAGGCCAATTTCTGGTTTGCCTTCCTGGCGGGCACCACCCTGATTATCGGGGCGGCCTATACCCTGTGGATGGTCAAGCGCGTGATTTTCGGCGAGGTCACCAGCGACGGGGTGGCCACGCTGTCGGACATCAATCGCCGCGAATTCTTCATGCTAAGCCTGCTGGCACTGGTGATACTGGCACTGGGTGTCTGGCCCGCGCCGCTGCTGGATGTGATGCATGTGTCGGTCAATCACCTGATCCAGCACGTGACGCACCAACTGGCACAGTCGACTCTTTAAGGATGTAGCCATGAGCCCGAGTTTGCCCAATTTCCTTCCCGCCGTCCCCGAGATGTTCGTGCTCGGTATGGCATGTCTCATCCTGGTCGTCGACTTGTTCCTTAAAGACGAGCAGCGTGACGCCACCTATCTGCTGACCCAGGCCACCCTGATCGGCGCGGCGGTACTGAGCATCTGGCTGACCGGCCGCGAAAGTGTGCTGACC
Encoded proteins:
- a CDS encoding NADH-quinone oxidoreductase subunit M translates to MFANWPLLSLVIWTPIIGGFIVLAAGDKAPDGARRLALGVAVLTFLFSIPLYTAFDSSTYHMQFQEMLPWISSFNINYHLGVDGISMPLILLTTFTTVIVVIAGWEVIKYRVAQYMAAFLIMEGLMNGVFASLDAILFYIFFEGMLIPMFLVIGIWGGPRRVYATLKFFLYTFLGSVFMLVSLIYMYTQSGSFGILQFYNLNLGLTAQILIFISFLLAFAVKVPMWPVHTWLPDAHVEAPTGGSVILAAIMLKIGGYGFLRFSLPITPHASAELAWLIALMSLVAVVYIGFVALVQQDMKKLIAYSSIAHMGFVTLGFFLLFFIYEHSSGGLSGAAMGIEGGMVQMISHGFVSGAMFLGVGVLYDRLHSREISDYGGVMNTMPKFAGFFVLFAMANAGLPGTSGFVGEFMVILASFKANFWFAFLAGTTLIIGAAYTLWMVKRVIFGEVTSDGVATLSDINRREFFMLSLLALVILALGVWPAPLLDVMHVSVNHLIQHVTHQLAQSTL